One region of Anticarsia gemmatalis isolate Benzon Research Colony breed Stoneville strain chromosome 2, ilAntGemm2 primary, whole genome shotgun sequence genomic DNA includes:
- the LOC142978506 gene encoding ATP synthase F(0) complex subunit g, mitochondrial-like isoform X2 gives MHELSEVYKPTITRNKEKLIELIKEKAEHASKSELARKMKVLKGFYTLEMAPPMEMQKLTQDLKLAQEFFKTGAVMHLTVKQAWLLFLVGLEVSLWFYIGETIGKGRIVGYVV, from the exons ATGCATGAACTATCTGAAGTATACAAACCCACCATAACCAGAAACAAGGAGAAATTGATAGAATTGATTAAAG AAAAAGCTGAGCATGCATCAAAATCTGAGCTTGCGCGAAAAATGAAGGTTCTAAAGGGATTTTACACTTTGGAAATGGCGCCGCCGATGGAAATGCag AAACTTACTCAAGATTTGAAGCTAGCCCAAGAGTTTTTCAAGACGGGAGCTGTCATGCACTTGACTGTGAAACAAGCCTGGCTACTTTTTCTTGTTGGTCTGGAAGTTTCTCTGTGGTTCTACATCGGTGAAACCATCGGCAAGGGCCGTATTGTAGGCTATGTtgtctaa
- the LOC142978506 gene encoding putative ATP synthase subunit g 1, mitochondrial isoform X1 — translation MTSAISITKFANNILRGRLALMHELSEVYKPTITRNKEKLIELIKEKAEHASKSELARKMKVLKGFYTLEMAPPMEMQKLTQDLKLAQEFFKTGAVMHLTVKQAWLLFLVGLEVSLWFYIGETIGKGRIVGYVV, via the exons atgacATCGGCTATAAGCATCACGAAATTTGCTAATAACATTCTAC GTGGCAGACTGGCATTGATGCATGAACTATCTGAAGTATACAAACCCACCATAACCAGAAACAAGGAGAAATTGATAGAATTGATTAAAG AAAAAGCTGAGCATGCATCAAAATCTGAGCTTGCGCGAAAAATGAAGGTTCTAAAGGGATTTTACACTTTGGAAATGGCGCCGCCGATGGAAATGCag AAACTTACTCAAGATTTGAAGCTAGCCCAAGAGTTTTTCAAGACGGGAGCTGTCATGCACTTGACTGTGAAACAAGCCTGGCTACTTTTTCTTGTTGGTCTGGAAGTTTCTCTGTGGTTCTACATCGGTGAAACCATCGGCAAGGGCCGTATTGTAGGCTATGTtgtctaa
- the LOC142983785 gene encoding carbohydrate sulfotransferase 4-like produces the protein MLRRVNFYSICFAFGLSVLLILAGSRYADNTYYRPSIESRRNVRTFLKVEDGEESLMQPMPSISYDGVPNIERIIEKTRSKIKLELLKYNFSYSGVHDLEDLLMESGGQPLQSVIISTWRSGTTFLGEVLNAIPGTFYHYEPLLKHGIVQIRGPPDSNQALSTITNMLKCNFEGMEDYFEYGKTHLHQFSHNTRLWDHCKYKKDLCYDADFTSRFCKLFPFQSMKVVRLRLRLIQELLDNNELNVKVVLLIRDPRGVMQSRQHRSFCQPAPDCWQPDLLCADMISDYVAAGRLLPKYPDRLMVLRYEELALNPNVTTHRILKFLRLSGTQSLDEFLQSHTNVEVAGVSSTFRVSRDVPFRWKYALDFNYVDEIQMVCKEAMNLWGYRMAQNATHMASKEFNPIEDYTITQ, from the exons ATGTTGCGGCGAGTTAACTTTTACTCAATATGTTTCGCATTTGGTCTCAGTGTTCTTTTGATCCTTGCTGGGAGTCGATATGCAGATAACACATATTATCGTCCGTCCATCGAAAGCCGGAGGAACGTCAGGACTTTTTTAAAAGTTGAGGATGGTGAGGAAAGCTTGATGCAACCAATGCCGTCAATTTCCTATGACGGTGTCCCTAATATTGAGAGGATAATAGAAAAAACTCGATCAAAAATTAAACTTGAGTTATTAAAGTACAACTTCTCATATTCGGGTGTTCATGATTTGGAAGACTTGCTTATGGAATCGGGGGGGCAGCCCCTGCAGAGTGTCATAATATCTACTTGGAGATCAGGAACAACATTTCTTGGAGAGGTGCTAAATGCGATTCCAGGTACCTTCTACCACTATGAGCCTCTACTTAAACATGGTATTGTACAGATAAGGGGCCCACCTGATTCTAATCAAGCCTTGAGCACTATCACAAACATGCTAAAATGTAACTTCGAAGGAATGGAAGATTACTTTGAGTATGGAAAGACCCACTTGCACCAGTTTAGCCATAACACAAGACTATGGGACCATTGTAAATATAAGAAAGACCTGTGTTATGATGCAGACTTTACTTCACGATTTTGTAAGCTGTTTCCTTTTCAAAGCATGAAGGTTGTGCGTTTAAGATTACGCCTCATTCAAGAATTACTGGATAATAATGA GCTTAATGTGAAGGTGGTTCTGTTGATCCGAGACCCTCGCGGAGTGATGCAGTCCAGACAACACCGTAGCTTCTGCCAGCCTGCCCCAGACTGCTGGCAACCAGACTTACTTTGTGCTGATATGATCAGCGATTATGTGGCTGCAGGCAGGCTACTGCCAAAATATCCAGATAGACTTAT GGTGCTACGTTACGAAGAATTGGCACTGAACCCTAATGTAACAACACATCGAATTTTAAAGTTCCTAAGGCTGAGTGGCACGCAATCCCTAGATGAGTTCCTGCAGTCACACACCAATGTAGAGGTGGCTGGTGTCAGCTCCACCTTCCGAGTCTCCCGCGACGTGCCTTTCAGATGGAAATACGCACTTGACTTTAACTACGTTGATGAAATACAG ATGGTGTGTAAAGAAGCAATGAACCTGTGGGGCTATCGGATGGCTCAGAACGCGACGCACATGGCCAGCAAGGAGTTCAACCCCATAGAGGACTACACGATCACACAGTGA
- the LOC142978489 gene encoding uncharacterized protein LOC142978489 — MARTVRLALDLALEASKTIKKLGSSSWKYLKVEAAPPMTVSALKGPLGKQIEDGAGKIVDTIINILAGQIRSIDQAAEQKKRDKEAALKALEEKQKAEAKKQEEERKAAAAVKAKAAAEEAKKSAEAQKEKEKKEAAAKKPEAKKEEKKPEPKKEVKKPEAKKDPPKK; from the exons ATGGCTAGGACTGTAAGATTAGCACTAGATTTGGCATTAG AGGCGTCGAAAACAATTAAGAAACTTGGCTCAAGTTCatggaaatatttaaaagtggAAGCTGCACCCCCAATGACAGTTAGTGCTTTAAAAGGACCTCTTGGAAAACAAATAGAAGATGGCGCTGGAAAAATTGTAGATACTATTATAAACATACTAGCAGGTCAAATAAGATCTATAGATCAAGCGGCAGAACAGAAAAAGAGAGATAAAGAGGCTGCGCTGAAAGCTCTAGAAGAAAAGCAGAAGGCTGAGGCAAAGAAACAGGAAGAGGAACGTAAGGCCGCCGCAGCCGTTAAAGCTAAGGCGGCTGCTGAGGAAGCTAAAAAATCAGCTGAAGCTCAAaaggaaaaagaaaagaaagaagcAGCAGCGAAGAAACCTGAGGCTAAGAAAGAAGAGAAAAAACCTGAACCCAAGAAAGAAGTAAAAAAGCCTGAAGCCAAAAAAGATCCTCCTAAAAAatga